The Lysobacter sp. genome includes a window with the following:
- a CDS encoding DUF1801 domain-containing protein yields MHTDTASYNAALEPGDRDVCDLLAQEIRRHLPEAENKIWHGHPVWFLDGNPVVGYSKLKHAVRLLFWSGQSFGEDGLTKEGSFQAADARFTAAEQVDTAALARWLAKARDIQWDYKNLVRRKGRLERLK; encoded by the coding sequence ATGCATACGGATACCGCTTCCTACAACGCGGCGCTTGAGCCGGGCGATCGCGACGTCTGCGATCTGCTGGCGCAGGAAATCCGGCGACACCTGCCGGAGGCGGAGAACAAGATCTGGCACGGACATCCGGTGTGGTTTCTGGACGGCAATCCGGTCGTTGGCTACAGCAAACTGAAGCACGCTGTCCGCCTGCTGTTCTGGAGCGGGCAGTCGTTCGGGGAAGACGGGCTGACGAAGGAAGGCAGTTTCCAGGCCGCAGATGCGCGGTTCACCGCCGCCGAACAGGTCGACACCGCCGCACTCGCGCGCTGGCTGGCGAAGGCCCGCGACATTCAGTGGGACTACAAGAATCTGGTCCGCCGCAAGGGACGTCTGGAACGACTGAAATGA